In Pirellulales bacterium, a single window of DNA contains:
- the trmD gene encoding tRNA (guanosine(37)-N1)-methyltransferase TrmD, which yields MRFDVLTLFPEMFPDYLGQSLLNLAIQRGLVDVRLHNIRDWTHDRHKTVDDRPFGGGPGMVLKVEPVVECVEAVRAENEEPGHLIMLTPQGRRLDQSVVEELAGKRRLLLLCGRYEGFDERVRTILRPDEISIGDFVLNGGEVAAMVVIDTVIRLVPGVLGDEQSHQQDSFTGQGRLLEFSQYTRPREFRGHVVPEVLLSGNHPEIARWREQERMERTNQRIEQTRTQPQITAPPQKTPPQNSTSC from the coding sequence ATGCGATTCGACGTGCTGACCTTGTTCCCGGAAATGTTTCCGGACTACTTGGGCCAAAGCCTGTTGAATCTTGCCATCCAGCGAGGGCTGGTGGACGTGCGGCTGCACAACATTCGCGATTGGACGCACGACCGACATAAGACGGTGGACGATCGGCCCTTCGGCGGCGGGCCGGGCATGGTGCTCAAGGTCGAGCCGGTCGTGGAGTGCGTCGAAGCCGTGCGGGCGGAAAACGAGGAGCCGGGCCACCTGATCATGCTCACGCCGCAAGGGCGGCGGCTCGATCAAAGCGTGGTCGAGGAATTGGCCGGCAAACGACGTCTGCTGTTGTTGTGCGGAAGGTACGAGGGGTTTGATGAGCGGGTAAGGACGATCCTCCGACCCGACGAGATTTCGATCGGCGATTTCGTGCTCAACGGTGGCGAGGTCGCGGCGATGGTCGTCATCGACACGGTCATTCGCCTCGTGCCGGGCGTGCTGGGGGACGAACAGAGCCACCAACAAGATTCGTTTACGGGACAGGGGAGACTGCTCGAGTTTTCGCAATACACGCGCCCGCGCGAATTTCGCGGCCATGTGGTGCCAGAGGTATTACTCAGCGGTAACCATCCGGAGATCGCCCGCTGGCGCGAACAAGAGCGCATGGAACGAACCAACCAACGAATCGAACAAACACGGACGCAACCCCAGATCACGGCGCCGCCACAGAAGACGCCGCCACAGAACTCGACGAGCTGCTGA
- a CDS encoding YraN family protein — protein MRFFDWLALLRKPRTLGQRGEAAAARYLKRRGYKIVARGDRAVLGELDIVAVDGRTIVFVEVKTRATDDGGHPAEAVDHDKQRRLTRVALAYLRRHELLEYPSRFDVVAVTWPQSAKQPKIEHISRAFEAAGPRSMHS, from the coding sequence GTGCGATTCTTCGATTGGCTGGCACTATTGCGCAAGCCCCGTACGCTCGGTCAGCGGGGCGAAGCCGCCGCTGCCCGCTATCTCAAACGGCGCGGGTATAAGATCGTGGCCCGCGGAGATCGCGCCGTCCTGGGCGAATTGGACATCGTGGCAGTCGATGGACGGACGATTGTCTTTGTCGAAGTGAAGACGCGTGCCACGGACGACGGCGGCCACCCGGCCGAAGCCGTCGATCACGACAAGCAGCGCCGGCTCACGCGCGTAGCGCTCGCCTACTTGCGGCGGCACGAGTTGCTCGAGTACCCGTCGCGATTCGACGTCGTGGCGGTTACGTGGCCCCAGTCGGCCAAACAACCGAAGATCGAGCACATTTCCCGCGCCTTCGAGGCAGCCGGTCCCCGAAGCATGCACAGCTAA
- the rplS gene encoding 50S ribosomal protein L19, with protein MSQQLLAKVEKSSLREQVPDFKIGDTVDVHTRILEGDKERIQIFNGVVIARSGSGTREMFVVRRIVQGEGVERKFPLHTPRIAKIEVKRSGIVRRAKLYFLRDRVGKAVRLRERRGGKVQEVQQ; from the coding sequence ATGAGCCAGCAGCTTTTGGCCAAGGTCGAAAAAAGTAGCCTCCGCGAGCAGGTGCCCGACTTCAAGATCGGGGACACGGTCGACGTACACACCCGCATCCTTGAAGGCGACAAGGAGCGCATCCAGATTTTCAACGGCGTGGTCATCGCCCGTAGCGGATCGGGCACGCGTGAGATGTTCGTCGTGCGCCGCATCGTGCAGGGCGAGGGCGTCGAGCGAAAGTTTCCCCTGCACACACCACGCATCGCCAAGATCGAGGTCAAGCGGTCGGGCATTGTCCGCCGGGCCAAGCTGTACTTCCTCCGCGATCGCGTCGGCAAGGCTGTGCGTCTGCGCGAACGGCGCGGGGGCAAGGTGCAAGAGGTTCAGCAATAG